The proteins below are encoded in one region of Effusibacillus dendaii:
- a CDS encoding adenylosuccinate synthase, which translates to MATLVVVGTQWGDEGKGKITDYLAEKAGVVARYQGGNNAGHTISIGGKQFKLHLIPSGIFYPDKICVIGNGMVVNPKALVEELTYLKNNGVSTDNLRISDRAHIVMPYHIRLDELEEESKGANKIGTTRKGIGPAYMDKAARMGIRMVDLLDAEEFSVKLKRNLQEKNRVFEKLYDAAGFDYEEVYKEYLGYADVLRPYVADTSVVLNESIDAGKDVLFEGAQASMLDIDQGTYPYVTSSNPVAGGVCIGSGVGPTKINKVIGVVKAYSSRVGDGPFPTELLDETGEYIREHGHEYGTTTGRPRRVGWFDALVVRHARRVSGLDGMAITRLDILTGLKELKVCTAYRYKGEVLAEFPTSLKVLAECEPVYETLPGWDEDISGVRSYQDLPRNTQAYIEKIVETTGVPLAIFSIGPNREQTVPMMDVYSA; encoded by the coding sequence ATGGCAACCTTAGTGGTGGTAGGTACGCAATGGGGCGATGAAGGAAAAGGCAAAATCACCGACTACTTGGCGGAAAAGGCGGGAGTGGTGGCCCGTTACCAAGGAGGAAACAACGCGGGTCACACCATCTCAATCGGAGGAAAACAGTTTAAACTGCACCTGATTCCATCCGGGATCTTTTACCCAGATAAAATTTGTGTGATCGGAAACGGTATGGTTGTAAACCCGAAAGCATTGGTAGAAGAGTTAACATATCTTAAAAATAACGGTGTATCAACTGACAATTTGCGAATTTCGGATCGGGCTCACATCGTGATGCCGTACCATATTCGATTGGATGAATTGGAAGAGGAAAGCAAGGGCGCAAATAAAATCGGCACTACGCGTAAGGGAATCGGGCCTGCTTATATGGACAAAGCGGCTCGAATGGGAATTCGTATGGTAGACCTGTTGGATGCAGAAGAGTTTTCAGTGAAACTGAAGCGGAACCTGCAGGAGAAAAACCGTGTTTTTGAAAAGCTGTACGACGCAGCCGGGTTTGATTATGAAGAGGTCTATAAAGAATATCTGGGCTATGCAGATGTGCTGCGACCCTATGTAGCCGACACGTCGGTGGTGTTAAACGAATCGATCGATGCCGGCAAAGATGTGCTGTTTGAAGGGGCGCAAGCGTCAATGCTTGATATCGACCAAGGCACCTATCCTTATGTAACGTCATCAAATCCGGTTGCCGGCGGAGTTTGTATCGGTTCTGGCGTGGGGCCAACGAAAATCAACAAAGTAATCGGCGTGGTAAAAGCATACAGTTCCCGGGTGGGAGACGGACCGTTTCCGACCGAACTGTTGGATGAAACAGGGGAGTACATTCGGGAGCACGGGCACGAATATGGAACCACGACCGGACGCCCGCGGCGTGTCGGATGGTTTGACGCGCTTGTGGTTCGTCACGCACGCCGTGTATCGGGACTGGACGGAATGGCGATTACGCGACTGGATATTTTGACCGGGTTGAAAGAACTGAAAGTATGTACTGCCTATCGGTATAAAGGTGAAGTGCTTGCGGAATTCCCCACCAGCCTGAAAGTACTGGCCGAGTGTGAACCGGTATATGAAACTTTGCCGGGGTGGGATGAAGATATTTCGGGTGTCCGTTCGTATCAGGACCTGCCTCGGAATACACAAGCTTACATCGAAAAAATAGTGGAAACGACAGGTGTCCCGTTAGCCATCTTCTCGATTGGCCCGAATCGGGAACAGACGGTTCCAATGATGGATGTATACAGCGCTTAA
- the yycI gene encoding two-component system regulatory protein YycI translates to MDWSRAKSYLILTFLLLDIVMGYQYWRIRSEQAGYVQSYSEQLAEVKQLFASQNWKLQTEVPKDTPELGLLHVKRQSVDTEAGKEPTQAGGTVLYKDEAEIRVSLNNPVSLDFEEAAAGDKVGSLMAAKIRSDADYRFDRKTPYGKGSGFLRYLPWYEGYPIFSAPLDVYVQDNQVTQYRQTLLAVIGEGGTKKQVLSSVHALRSLSESIDKFGRRSDNRVIRDIRLGYYSKPFHTEEWFLAPVWRIESDQEIFYVNALTGEVEMEH, encoded by the coding sequence ATGGACTGGAGCCGGGCTAAATCGTATCTGATCTTGACCTTTCTCCTGCTCGACATCGTGATGGGGTATCAGTATTGGCGAATTCGGTCGGAACAGGCTGGGTATGTGCAGTCGTATTCGGAGCAGTTGGCGGAAGTAAAGCAACTGTTTGCTTCCCAAAATTGGAAACTGCAGACCGAGGTGCCGAAGGATACGCCGGAATTGGGCTTGCTGCATGTGAAGCGTCAGTCAGTCGACACGGAAGCAGGGAAAGAGCCAACTCAGGCAGGCGGAACTGTTCTGTACAAGGATGAGGCAGAAATCAGGGTTTCCTTGAACAACCCGGTTTCGCTGGATTTCGAAGAAGCGGCGGCAGGAGACAAGGTAGGAAGTCTTATGGCCGCCAAAATCAGGTCAGACGCTGACTACCGGTTTGACCGCAAGACCCCGTACGGGAAAGGAAGCGGATTTTTGCGATATCTCCCGTGGTATGAGGGCTATCCGATTTTTTCCGCGCCGCTTGATGTGTATGTGCAGGACAACCAGGTGACGCAATATCGGCAAACGCTGCTGGCTGTCATTGGGGAAGGCGGGACGAAGAAACAGGTACTATCGTCTGTTCACGCCTTGCGATCCTTGTCCGAGTCGATAGACAAATTTGGCAGGAGGTCCGATAATAGAGTTATACGAGATATTCGGTTGGGTTATTACAGCAAGCCGTTTCATACCGAAGAATGGTTTTTGGCTCCGGTCTGGCGGATCGAAAGCGATCAGGAAATTTTCTATGTGAATGCCTTGACTGGTGAAGTGGAAATGGAGCATTGA
- the yycF gene encoding response regulator YycF yields the protein MSSKILVVEDEHPIADILKYSLEKEGYLVTIAHDGEEAVEKVFQEQPDLILLDLMLPKKDGFQVCQEIRSAYAVPIIMLTARDEEIDKVLGLEIGADDYVTKPFSNRELLARIKANLRRLPTGPFPITKPKYEIGELLIDTATYTVNRQEQPVELTHREFELLVYLARHRGKVLTREHLLEQVWGYNYIGDIRTVDVAVRRLREKIESDPGEPQYILTKRGVGYLLRG from the coding sequence ATGAGTTCGAAAATTTTAGTGGTCGAAGACGAGCATCCGATTGCTGACATTCTGAAATATTCACTTGAAAAAGAAGGGTATCTGGTGACTATCGCCCATGATGGAGAAGAGGCGGTGGAAAAGGTGTTCCAGGAACAGCCGGATTTGATTTTGCTTGATCTGATGCTTCCCAAAAAGGATGGATTTCAGGTTTGTCAGGAAATCCGTTCAGCTTATGCTGTTCCCATTATCATGCTAACGGCTCGCGATGAAGAGATTGATAAAGTCCTGGGTCTTGAAATCGGGGCAGACGACTATGTGACAAAGCCTTTTTCCAACCGTGAATTGTTAGCCAGAATTAAAGCAAATTTGCGTCGGTTGCCGACCGGCCCCTTTCCAATCACAAAACCGAAATACGAAATCGGGGAATTGTTGATTGATACAGCAACCTATACGGTGAACAGGCAGGAACAGCCGGTAGAACTGACGCATCGGGAATTTGAACTGCTGGTTTATCTGGCGCGTCACCGGGGTAAAGTTTTGACGCGGGAACATTTGCTGGAACAAGTGTGGGGCTATAATTATATCGGCGATATCCGGACGGTTGATGTCGCTGTAAGACGCCTTCGTGAAAAAATTGAGTCAGATCCCGGAGAACCGCAGTATATTCTGACAAAGCGCGGGGTCGGATATCTGCTGAGGGGGTAG
- a CDS encoding MBL fold metallo-hydrolase: MLRFSVLASGSSGNAVYVETDKTRILIDAGVTCKQIEAAMNEVAVSLDKLDAVLVTHEHSDHIKGVGVVARKVMSERRKKSDSCPEIPIYATEGSWHDLHGLMKDYDVAFRKIVQVGEPLEFEDLLVVPFPLSHDAREPVGYIMYHGSSKLTLATDLGYMSSRVKEMIADSDAYILESNHDVNMLRVGPYPWYLKKRILSDKGHLSNEAAGEALIDIMSEQTKDVWLAHLSQENNFPDLAEVTVQEILDKNSKAVRLHRTHPDKPTPLYEVKPR, translated from the coding sequence ATGTTGCGGTTTAGTGTGCTTGCAAGCGGGAGTTCGGGGAATGCGGTTTATGTGGAAACGGACAAAACCCGAATCCTGATCGATGCGGGCGTGACTTGCAAGCAGATTGAAGCGGCGATGAATGAAGTTGCCGTTTCTTTGGACAAGCTGGATGCCGTCCTGGTGACGCATGAGCATTCGGATCATATCAAAGGGGTCGGTGTGGTGGCCCGCAAAGTAATGAGCGAGAGGCGGAAAAAATCGGATTCGTGCCCGGAGATCCCCATATACGCTACAGAAGGATCGTGGCATGATTTGCATGGGCTGATGAAAGATTATGATGTGGCATTCCGGAAGATCGTGCAGGTGGGTGAACCGCTTGAATTCGAGGATTTGCTGGTCGTGCCGTTTCCCCTTTCGCACGATGCCCGTGAACCGGTCGGTTACATAATGTATCATGGTTCCAGCAAACTCACGCTGGCTACAGATCTGGGGTATATGAGTTCGCGCGTGAAAGAAATGATTGCCGATTCGGACGCCTATATTTTAGAAAGCAATCATGATGTCAATATGTTGCGGGTTGGCCCATATCCCTGGTATCTCAAAAAAAGGATTCTCAGCGATAAAGGCCATCTGTCAAATGAAGCAGCCGGTGAGGCGCTGATCGATATTATGTCGGAGCAGACGAAAGATGTGTGGCTGGCTCACCTGTCGCAGGAAAACAATTTTCCGGATTTGGCGGAAGTTACCGTTCAGGAAATTCTCGACAAAAACAGCAAAGCTGTGCGCTTACACCGGACTCACCCGGATAAACCGACGCCGTTGTACGAAGTAAAACCCCGGTAA
- a CDS encoding ATP-binding protein: protein MFRSIRSKLVLIYLLLILFAMQLIGVYFVRSVNSYFLGNFSTTINTQARFLSAQLQQYMGKEITNDLAQDINNLIGAFASESEIYVINKNGTIVATTANRSYIGQKRLRPEVTHALSGTKDEVIREDAGSGQRYTFLSVPVKNGSEVIGAVYMVAPMTQIYKTVKEINMMFYTGLVIALVLTAVLGVALAQTITNPIVEITRKANAMAKGDYHQTVVIRSDDEIGQLGEAFNFLVERLRSALFENEQERQKLEAILTHLSDGVIAVDSQRIVLLVNPTAKYLLGCEEDPVGQPLSSILKSETDGDSRLLSGRELQFAGPNGRILQAYGSALRGDQGQAGFAIVIRDVTETEREEQSRRDFIANVSHEIRTPLTTIKSYVEALNSGADEDPSLRKRFLQVIGNETDRIVRMVSELLHLSRMDAGKAQWSYQSTDLVRLLDDVADRFAIQCREREISLYVEAGPNLPQVWADPDKLDQVLDNLVSNAIMHTSARGSIHLAAKVKDDQLEIMVKDTGMGIPAAHLPRIFERFYRVDKARSRSLGGSGLGLSIAKQIIQAHGGKIWLESALQKGTTVFFTLPLAKQEAVG from the coding sequence ATGTTTCGCAGCATCCGCAGCAAACTGGTGCTGATTTACCTTCTGCTCATTTTGTTCGCCATGCAGTTAATCGGCGTGTACTTTGTGAGGTCGGTCAACTCGTATTTCCTTGGAAATTTTTCGACAACAATCAACACACAGGCACGGTTTCTTTCCGCCCAATTGCAACAATACATGGGTAAGGAAATTACAAATGATCTTGCGCAGGATATAAACAATCTAATCGGTGCGTTTGCTTCAGAATCGGAAATTTACGTTATTAACAAAAACGGGACAATAGTGGCTACCACAGCCAATCGTTCCTACATAGGACAGAAACGGTTGCGGCCGGAGGTGACCCATGCATTGTCCGGTACAAAAGACGAGGTGATTCGTGAGGATGCCGGGTCGGGGCAGCGTTATACGTTTTTGTCGGTTCCCGTTAAAAACGGTTCGGAAGTGATTGGGGCGGTCTACATGGTTGCTCCCATGACGCAAATTTATAAAACGGTGAAAGAGATAAACATGATGTTTTATACCGGATTGGTAATCGCACTTGTTCTCACTGCGGTGTTGGGTGTCGCTTTGGCACAAACCATCACCAATCCGATTGTTGAGATTACCAGGAAAGCGAATGCGATGGCCAAAGGGGATTACCACCAAACGGTAGTCATAAGAAGCGATGATGAGATCGGTCAGTTGGGAGAAGCGTTTAATTTTCTCGTCGAACGGTTGCGCAGCGCGCTTTTTGAAAATGAGCAAGAGCGCCAGAAACTGGAGGCTATTTTAACTCATTTGAGTGATGGAGTGATCGCTGTCGATTCGCAACGGATCGTATTGTTGGTCAATCCAACAGCCAAATATCTGTTGGGCTGTGAGGAAGATCCGGTTGGCCAGCCGCTGTCCAGTATTTTGAAGAGCGAAACGGATGGAGACAGCCGATTGCTGTCTGGTCGGGAACTGCAGTTTGCCGGGCCAAATGGACGGATTTTGCAGGCGTACGGATCGGCGCTGCGGGGGGATCAGGGGCAGGCGGGATTTGCGATTGTGATTCGGGATGTGACGGAAACGGAACGGGAGGAACAGAGCCGTCGCGATTTTATTGCGAATGTATCGCACGAAATTCGAACGCCGCTGACGACCATTAAAAGTTATGTGGAAGCGCTCAACAGTGGGGCAGATGAGGACCCGTCGCTGCGCAAAAGGTTTCTGCAGGTAATTGGGAACGAAACGGACCGAATTGTCCGCATGGTCAGTGAACTGCTCCATTTATCCCGAATGGATGCGGGAAAAGCGCAATGGTCGTATCAGTCGACCGATCTGGTGCGTCTATTGGACGATGTGGCGGACCGGTTTGCGATTCAGTGCAGGGAAAGAGAAATTTCGTTGTATGTGGAAGCAGGCCCCAATCTGCCGCAGGTCTGGGCCGATCCGGACAAGCTGGACCAAGTCTTGGACAATCTGGTATCCAATGCAATCATGCATACGTCAGCAAGGGGCAGTATTCATCTGGCTGCCAAGGTGAAAGACGATCAGTTGGAAATCATGGTCAAGGACACGGGGATGGGGATACCAGCCGCTCATCTCCCCCGCATTTTCGAACGATTCTACCGCGTGGATAAAGCACGTTCGCGAAGTTTGGGCGGAAGTGGACTGGGATTGTCGATTGCCAAACAGATTATCCAGGCGCATGGCGGCAAAATTTGGTTGGAAAGCGCTCTGCAGAAAGGGACGACCGTGTTCTTCACGCTGCCTCTTGCGAAACAGGAGGCGGTCGGATGA
- a CDS encoding S1C family serine protease codes for MSFDDFDKKPKSRFSGSWLASVVIAALVGSGTTVVLVPELIKSNIIKLPQVTQTWSNSGNPVSVTPVSVNTDIVKAVNKVKPAVLTVVNLQKVRGFFGSPEQEAGKGSGVLLDNQGHIVTNNHVVNGASDVQVVINNENVPAKVLGVDAFTDLAVLQVPADKVKDIQPVQLGDSNALQTGEPAIAIGNPLGEFDQTVTVGVISAKNRTIPLQDSKGQVIYEQTVLQTDAAINPGNSGGALINIAGQLVGINSAKIATQGVEGLGFAIPIDEAKPIIDQLITNHKVTRPALGVSIQGEVASIPASYKAGLPINYGVVVGDVASGSSAAKAGIKSGDILAKIDDTQINTFLDLRKYLFSKKPGDTVQMTLYRDNKPQTVKVQLGELQN; via the coding sequence ATGTCCTTTGACGATTTCGATAAAAAACCGAAGTCCCGATTCAGCGGCTCTTGGCTCGCGTCGGTTGTGATTGCCGCATTGGTAGGGTCGGGAACAACGGTGGTTTTGGTGCCTGAATTAATTAAATCGAATATAATCAAATTGCCGCAGGTAACCCAAACCTGGTCAAACAGTGGCAATCCCGTATCTGTTACGCCGGTGTCGGTAAATACAGATATTGTAAAAGCGGTTAACAAGGTGAAGCCGGCTGTTTTGACAGTTGTGAACCTGCAAAAAGTGAGAGGCTTTTTCGGCAGCCCGGAACAGGAAGCGGGTAAAGGGTCAGGTGTTCTGCTCGATAATCAGGGCCATATCGTGACGAACAATCACGTAGTGAACGGGGCGTCCGATGTGCAGGTCGTGATCAACAACGAAAACGTTCCGGCGAAAGTCCTGGGGGTCGATGCATTTACCGATCTGGCCGTCCTGCAGGTTCCTGCTGATAAAGTGAAAGATATACAACCGGTTCAACTTGGCGATTCGAATGCGCTGCAAACCGGCGAGCCGGCTATTGCGATCGGCAACCCGTTAGGCGAATTTGATCAGACGGTGACGGTTGGCGTCATATCTGCCAAAAACCGTACGATTCCTTTGCAAGACAGCAAAGGGCAAGTGATTTATGAACAAACGGTGCTGCAAACAGACGCTGCCATTAACCCTGGCAACTCTGGCGGTGCATTAATCAATATTGCAGGCCAGTTGGTTGGCATCAACTCGGCCAAAATCGCTACGCAAGGAGTGGAAGGTTTGGGATTTGCCATCCCGATCGACGAAGCGAAACCGATTATTGACCAATTGATTACGAACCATAAGGTGACACGTCCCGCGCTTGGGGTCAGCATCCAAGGCGAGGTAGCTTCCATACCCGCCTCCTATAAAGCGGGCTTGCCGATTAATTACGGGGTAGTGGTAGGCGATGTGGCATCGGGCAGTTCGGCTGCCAAGGCAGGCATTAAATCGGGTGACATTCTTGCAAAAATCGATGACACGCAAATCAATACGTTCCTCGATCTGCGTAAGTATCTGTTCAGCAAAAAACCGGGCGATACGGTTCAAATGACGCTGTATCGCGACAACAAACCGCAAACGGTCAAGGTTCAACTGGGAGAATTACAAAACTGA
- the yycH gene encoding two-component system activity regulator YycH, translated as MNQMGERIKDAALVLLVALSLVLTFGLWNTAPPAEWVDAGGFVPNPAFGFTKSVEELLRPDQVEVRLPDQSLTLLTPFSVPYEKAWEALRKTTAGEWEPVQEAAAFQQKVDMLPHIHFHFGLALTGEQLSKIVKMPDRTSTHVQVRSIVMFQDTDGFHLWLTDGGTTAWQATIGGQSPLFEQMAQWEALPKYEKEAGSSGPIFVPKENLQVPLVTYEVMNLPSDWLARSFFVDPTLPRRIQERDGSVLVTDGNRTVQIGADGQEIRYTFSLPMEAESPDSLPDVKLQRAVSFVNDHGGLQNAFLVQSEEFPEGNRIYRFRSYRNGLPIESELTTVDVALSGNEVVEMKRNTVYLGAQLQSEMAEVKPPPVKDWKQVGKMELVYGAILANGELRLRPVWKISHVDHSLAVFDAITGATWPGREE; from the coding sequence ATGAATCAAATGGGGGAACGGATCAAAGATGCTGCTTTGGTTTTGCTGGTCGCGCTGTCGTTAGTATTGACATTTGGACTATGGAACACGGCTCCGCCAGCCGAATGGGTCGACGCGGGAGGTTTCGTGCCAAACCCGGCATTTGGCTTTACCAAGAGCGTTGAGGAATTGCTGCGTCCGGATCAGGTCGAAGTGCGGCTGCCAGACCAATCGCTTACGTTGCTGACACCTTTCAGCGTTCCTTATGAAAAGGCTTGGGAGGCGCTGCGTAAGACAACCGCGGGTGAATGGGAACCGGTTCAGGAGGCAGCGGCGTTCCAGCAAAAAGTGGACATGCTGCCGCACATTCACTTTCATTTTGGATTGGCGCTCACCGGCGAACAGCTTTCCAAAATCGTCAAAATGCCGGACCGAACTTCCACCCACGTGCAAGTCCGCTCGATCGTCATGTTTCAGGATACGGATGGATTCCACCTGTGGCTGACTGATGGGGGAACCACTGCCTGGCAGGCGACAATCGGGGGGCAATCCCCGCTTTTTGAGCAAATGGCACAGTGGGAGGCATTGCCTAAATATGAAAAAGAGGCCGGGAGCAGCGGGCCGATTTTTGTTCCGAAAGAAAATCTGCAGGTTCCTCTGGTGACATATGAAGTGATGAACCTACCGAGTGACTGGCTGGCGAGATCCTTTTTCGTCGATCCTACGCTGCCTCGCCGAATTCAGGAGCGGGATGGTTCCGTATTGGTGACGGACGGCAATCGAACCGTGCAAATCGGTGCAGACGGGCAAGAGATCCGATACACATTTTCACTGCCGATGGAAGCGGAGTCGCCTGATTCTCTACCAGATGTGAAACTGCAGAGAGCGGTCTCGTTCGTGAATGATCATGGCGGCCTGCAAAACGCCTTTCTCGTGCAATCGGAAGAGTTTCCGGAAGGCAATCGCATATACCGATTTCGTTCGTATCGCAACGGATTGCCGATTGAGAGCGAACTGACAACGGTGGATGTTGCTTTGTCCGGCAATGAAGTGGTGGAGATGAAGCGGAATACGGTCTATTTGGGGGCGCAGTTGCAATCGGAGATGGCGGAAGTGAAGCCGCCGCCCGTGAAAGATTGGAAACAGGTCGGCAAAATGGAGCTGGTTTACGGTGCTATCCTGGCAAATGGCGAACTCCGTCTAAGGCCGGTTTGGAAGATCTCACATGTAGACCACTCACTCGCCGTATTTGATGCAATAACGGGAGCAACCTGGCCAGGGCGGGAGGAATGA